One Tachysurus fulvidraco isolate hzauxx_2018 chromosome 2, HZAU_PFXX_2.0, whole genome shotgun sequence DNA segment encodes these proteins:
- the tnfrsf1b gene encoding tumor necrosis factor receptor superfamily member 1B, whose product MNPWLRSFILFLITSAAKAQSYSPPYESDGPCRNRTYEYRVRNYCCSKCRPGTRKVSDCTGEKDTVCEVCPAGMYSGMNYYPNCFTCSKCPEDKGMEYAKPCTRDSDAVCVCKSGWYCVLNDDPCTMCERHTMCSPGKGAEKPGTATENVKCRRCLSGTFSNETSSEMCQPHTRCDLQGRTVQHPGNDMADTVCGPIITMNRNLTTPQPPITTRSASSPTELSTEPNVRLDLHSSQSISSVFTTQPPDDVFFGLWIGLPIITLLVVLLITAFSIRHRKALLKPTFPDAAEARPCKSSAHLCSPTENHVLLADSSSSSDPSTSLSSDSHSQGTGVSQEFLHVEQPNVSSPVVNLSFTATINCQVNPATGCCSIPISPCVQPPEPEFPLSQEEELCVSCEQEDSKDAIQSVQESGMTKY is encoded by the exons TCCTATTCACCGCCGTATGAATCGGACGGACCGTGCAGGAACCGCACTTATGAATACCGGGTCCGAAACTACTGCTGCAGCAAATGCAGACCCG GAACCCGAAAAGTGAGCGACTGTACCGGCGAGAAGGACACGGTGTGTGAGGTTTGTCCGGCTGGGATGTATTCAGGCATGAATTATTACCCGAACTGCTTCACATGCAGCAAATGCCCAGAGG ACAAAGGCATGGAATACGCCAAGCCGTGCACCAGGGACAGTgatgcggtgtgtgtgtgtaagtctgggTGGTACTGCGTTTTAAACGATGACCCTTGTACTATGTGTGAAAGGCACACGATGTGTTCACCTGGCAAAGGAGCTGAAAAACCAG GAACTGCTACAGAGAATGTGAAGTGTCGTAGATGTCTCTCGGGAACATTCTCCAATGAAACCAGTAGTGAGATGTGCCAACCACACACTCG GTGTGATCTCCAGGGCAGGACGGTGCAGCACCCCGGCAACGACATGGCCGACACGGTGTGCGGTCCGATCATAACCATGAACAGGAACCTTACAACTCCTCAGCCTCCCATCACGACCAGGTCCGCTTCTTCACCCACAGAGTTGTCCACGGAGCCTAACGTCCGGCTGGATCTGCACAGCTCACAAAGCATTTCCTCTGTCTTCACAACACAGCCTCCTGACGACGTCTTTTTCGGCTTGTGGATCG GTCTGCCTATCATCACGCTGCTGGTGGTTTTGCTGATAACAGCTTTCTCTATTCGTCACAGGAAAG CTCTGCTTAAACCGACGTTCCCCGATGCCGCCGAA GCACGGCCGTGTAAAAGCTCAGCCCACCTCTGCAGCCCGACAGAAAACCATGTGCTCTTAGCagatagcagcagcagcagcgaccCGTCCACTTCGCTGTCCTCTGACAGCCACAGCCAGGGCACAGGAGTGAGTCAGGAATTCCTTCATGTCGAGCAGCCGAACGTCTCCAGCCCCGTCGTTAACCTCAGCTTCACGGCCACCATTAATTGCCAGGTGAACCCGGCTACTGGCTGCTGCTCCATTCCCATCAGCCCCTGCGTGCAGCCTCCGGAGCCTGAGTTTCCTCTTTCTCAAGAAGAAGAGCTGTGCGTGTCCTGTGAGCAGGAGGACAGTAAAGACGCCATACAGTCAGTGCAAGAGAGTGGGATGACTAAGTACTGA